The Pelmatolapia mariae isolate MD_Pm_ZW linkage group LG10_11, Pm_UMD_F_2, whole genome shotgun sequence genome includes a region encoding these proteins:
- the si:dkeyp-69b9.6 gene encoding uncharacterized protein si:dkeyp-69b9.6 isoform X1 — MFQFGKYNLDIIEMLSGHQAHQFKGLGLDRQLQHQQQVQLHQHQLQQQQQQQAESPGALLSGLGLGPLQGSRGNAFSDSASIFAKMSAPPPPPLQQQPSSSQSSRSKSSKMSSSSSSHSSGYPQFLRSFHPSEAALAQEQLHPGVGRFEHFAGGSSSSGSAGGLGGLVTSAPPPPPPLHPGLSVPQASPGPSSSSPSPSTSVATSNNPSSSSAVSSLGHQLVGAQSDARSLHQQFSCMLAANQYFLSGVPANASLEQFLVQQGTHNHLGIGLSQTGGEPSTSLAPPPALHSSHTHGHSTPQPQQTPQQPPQQQQLPPHTLSHPHSHSHPHHPLHPGSQPSSLGGFDFQGIPVLSSNQIASLMQQEAGLPLPLPLHLSLSKDDGKGESSGGGSSNSSSSSSRRKKAMAGYLPQRKSDNSSSSSNHGHSSHSGNPSTSSNGGLNHGQPPALIGSGVGMSNMGGEPSSLLASSSSSSSVVSSSSSSAPSSTAASVLVTNDSHLSKSDNQSSMQPNTTESDTEPVYSCGECGKSFPQLSSLRRHMRMHEPTAAGTSNTATTGPNPVHIKTQSDPSLPHSTQEPPQPSSNSCSSPDKIFHCPDCGKGFKKKGHLLQHGVIHSSARPYGCSTCSRAFNRRESLTRHEKIHEEKPFRCPACGRAFRESTSLLNHAASGTCGKPGRGPKQRGSKTGTDGEDRVEGGGGGGNGGGGTYQSNRGVIYGKTEEEDGVIIVREGEPKSGLGCDGLFHSGRGGNSNDRDRADGKYPTDYSRNRYTGYHDDHRSQGNPSPCYSGASPCGSGMAGPALRKAPLAPTLHPHSQTHNQHHHPQQQPHLPLSSLLDDSEDDVTSSVNNAISAITAASNSGNRGDDRGDIIGGLLGGLGLGPLGSPSSTSGMDKNFRGGGSQEAMSSNPQNPTAKPKRPRKPRAKKDPAAGGQPPKRRQYTPRMGPSGLPRTHLCSVCGKGFARRETLRRHDRIHTGEKPHHCTVCGKYFREAFHLSKHQTVHSGAKNYKCSICGKEFGYSQSLRRHSKLHQKGEMEEVPTTPAPENLNSFNPNPQCSVAQDRSQNQAPSTSSYYPYSQDVKPQDTNPQPQPPPPPQPQPPPPPRLYTCAICWKSFRHHFHLTAHHQTVHEGGGEKLFCCEVCGKAFAYSNSLTRHRQSQHGMTRPEQSNPQEGNSGSGDNRGGSDVNQSTSESEAATNALLQMAPSNEGHGGQSLSVVTHSHQQAPPQPPVGYSPLFYDAAATQSSASAAPAYSQPLPPNSTVMPPQHPHSPAGVKGEHIYPAGSRSRTLHTTAPFQPLTELPSTEHHHLHHHHHHSHHHPHHQSGTQPHQTLDCDVQSSHDDMRRHKKKKKKSNRRDWKGNKWESQDLVRFDGIKRKRKISCTIRGQLNKKQGSLRLTIRRGGGSGGGGYKLVNTGGMKVQILSSLKVPVKRFGCPICPNSVFSRKAGLLVHMAVKHPQKALSTQERLRCSVCGKQSHRPLAVFIHRASHRARGTFSCRRCSARFWNATLLHRHKVSCRRRAKGLQRGDAKRLKLSKRPGERQTREGHEEMPFLQGPYRY; from the coding sequence ATGTTCCAATTTGGAAAATACAATCTGGACATTATAGAGATGTTAAGTGGGCACCAGGCCCACCAATTCAAAGGCCTTGGTTTAGATCGGCAACTACAGCATCAGCAGCAAGTGCAGCTTCACCAGCATcaactccagcagcagcagcagcagcaggctgagTCCCCTGGAGCTCTTCTGTCTGGACTTGGCTTGGGCCCCCTGCAGGGGTCTAGAGGTAACGCCTTTTCTGATTCTGCCTCCATTTTTGCCAAGATGAGTGCCCCTCCTCCCCCACCTTTACAACAACAGCCTTCCTCATCTCAGAGCTCTCGTTCAAAGTCAAGCAagatgagcagcagcagctcaagcCATTCTTCAGGCTATCCACAGTTCCTGCGCTCTTTCCACCCGTCTGAGGCAGCACTAGCACAGGAGCAGTTACACCCAGGTGTAGGCCGCTTTGAGCACTTTGCTGGGGGAAGTAGCAGTAGTGGGAGCGCTGGGGGATTAGGAGGATTAGTAACATCAGCACCTCCACCCCCCCCTCCTCTGCATCCCGGCCTCTCTGTCCCCCAGGCATCACCTGgcccctcctcttcttctccttccccTTCAACCTCTGTGGCAACCTCTAATAACCCTTCTAGCAGCAGTGCAGTCAGCTCATTGGGACACCAGTTGGTTGGGGCCCAGTCTGATGCACGGAGCCTTCATCAACAGTTTAGTTGCATGTTAGCTGCTAAtcagtattttctttctggGGTGCCTGCTAATGCTAGTTTAGAGCAGTTTCTTGTTCAACAGGGAACTCATAACCATTTAGGGATTGGCTTAAGTCAGACAGGCGGGGAGCCTAGTACTAGCCTTGCTCCGCCTCCTGCTTTGCACTCTTCTCACACTCATGGCCACTCTACTCCCCAGCCACAGCAGACTCCACAGCAACcaccccagcagcagcagcttccacCGCACACCCTTTCTCATCCTCACTCTCATTCTCATCCTCACCACCCTCTCCACCCAGGCTCTCAGCCCTCATCGCTGGGCGGCTTTGACTTCCAGGGCATTCCTGTACTCTCGTCAAATCAGATAGCTTCTCTGATGCAGCAGGAAGCAGGTTTGCCCCTACCTTTGCCGCTTCATTTATCCTTGTCTAAGGATGACGGTAAAGGGGAAAGCAGCGGAGGTGGAAGTAGTaatagcagcagcagtagcagtagGAGGAAGAAAGCTATGGCTGGCTATTTGCCACAGAGAAAATCTGACAACAGTAGTAGCAGTAGCAACCATGGGCACAGTAGCCACAGTGGTAATCCCAGCACTAGTAGTAACGGGGGGCTAAATCATGGTCAGCCGCCAGCTTTAATTGGGAGCGGGGTGGGTATGTCAAACATGGGTGGAGAACCGTCATCCCTGCTTGCctcatcatcttcatcctcatcagtagtttcttcttcctcctcctctgctccctCTTCCACTGCTGCCTCAGTACTGGTTACTAATGATTCTCACCTTTCTAAATCTGATAACCAGAGCTCAATGCAACCCAACACCACAGAGTCTGACACAGAGCCAGTTTATAGCTGTGGAGAGTGTGGCAAAAGCTTCCCTCAACTTTCAAGCCTTCGCAGGCATATGCGCATGCATGAGCCAACCGCAGCAGGTACTAGCAATACTGCCACTACTGGCCCAAACCCTGTTCACATAAAAACACAGTCTGATCCAAGCCTTCCCCATTCGACCCAAGAACCTCCCCAACCCTCTTCCAATTCTTGTTCTAGCCCAGACAAAATATTTCATTGCCCTGATTGTGGCAAAGGCTTTAAGAAAAAAGGGCATCTCCTGCAACATGGTGTTATACACTCGTCAGCCCGCCCATATGGCTGCTCCACCTGCTCTCGGGCTTTTAATCGTAGAGAGTCACTGACACGGCATGAGAAGATACATGAGGAAAAGCCATTCCGATGTCCCGCCTGTGGTCGTGCCTTCCGTGAGAGCACCTCTCTACTCAACCATGCTGCCTCAGGCACCTGCGGCAAGCCAGGTAGGGGACCCAAACAACGGGGCAGCAAGACAGGAACTGATGGTGAGGACAGAGTCGAGGGAGGGGGTGGAGGAGGTAATGGAGGAGGGGGAACTTATCAAAGCAATAGAGGGGTTATTTATGGGAAAACTGAGGAAGAGGATGGTGTAATCATTGTGAGGGAAGGAGAACCAAAATCAGGTTTAGGATGTGATGGTCTGTTTCATTCTGGAAGGGGAGGGAATTCAAATGACAGGGACAGAGCAGATGGTAAATACCCCACTGACTACTCTCGGAATCGTTACACAGGCTACCATGATGACCACCGTTCTCAAGGTAATCCATCTCCATGCTACTCTGGTGCCTCCCCATGTGGAAGTGGGATGGCGGGCCCAGCTCTGAGAAAGGCACCCCTGGCGCCAACACTGCATCCACATTCACAGACCCACAACCAGCACCACCATCCGCAGCAACAGCCCCACCTGCCCCTCTCTTCTCTACTGGATGACTCAGAAGATGATGTCACTAGCTCTGTGAATAATGCAATCTCTGCTATAACAGCAGCTAGTAACAGTGGAAATAGAGGGGATGACAGGGGAGACATCATAGGAGGTCTGCTAGGTGGTCTTGGTTTAGGACCTCTGGGCTCACCTTCATCCACGTCTGGTATGGATAAGAATTTCAGAGGTGGTGGGAGTCAAGAGGCTATGAGCAGCAACCCGCAGAATCCTACTGCCAAACCAAAACGTCCCCGCAAACCAAGAGCTAAGAAAGATCCTGCAGCTGGCGGACAGCCCCCCAAACGTAGGCAGTACACCCCCAGAATGGGGCCCAGCGGGCTCCCACGCACTCACCTCTGTAGTGTCTGTGGTAAGGGATTTGCACGCCGCGAGACCCTGCGCAGGCACGATCGCATCCACACCGGAGAGAAGCCCCATCACTGCACTGTTTGTGGGAAGTATTTCAGAGAAGCTTTCCACCTCAGCAAACATCAAACAGTCCACTCCGGGGCAAAGAATTACAAATGCAGCATCTGTGGGAAAGAGTTTGGTTACTCCCAGAGCCTCAGGAGGCACAGTAAACTCCACCAGAAAGGGGAGATGGAAGAGGTGCCCACCACACCGGCTCCAGAGAACCTTAACAGCTTTAACCCAAATCCTCAATGTAGCGTGGCCCAAGACCGGAGCCAGAACCAAGCACCAAGCACCTCCTCCTATTATCCCTACTCCCAAGACGTCAAGCCTCAAGACACCAACCCCCAGCCGCAGCCTCCTCCCCCACCCCAGCCACAGCCCCCGCCGCCGCCTCGACTCTACACCTGCGCTATATGCTGGAAGTCGTTCCGTCACCACTTTCACTTGACTGCCCATCACCAGACGGTCCATGAAGGTGGGGGTGAAAAGCTCTTCTGCTGTGAGGTGTGTGGGAAAGCGTTTGCTTACTCTAACAGCCTCACTCGACACAGGCAGTCTCAGCATGGCatgacccgccctgaacagtcTAACCCACAAGAAGGCAACAGTGGGTCTGGAGACAACCGAGGTGGGAGTGATGTTAATCAGTCAACCTCTGAGAGTGAGGCTGCCACGAATGCACTGCTTCAGATGGCACCTTCTAACGAAGGCCACGGAGGGCAAAGTCTAAGTGTTGTCACTCATAGCCACCAACAAGCACCCCCACAGCCACCAGTTGGTTATTCTCCCCTCTTTTATGATGCTGCAGCTACTCAGTCTTCTGCCTCTGCGGCCCCAGCTTACTCTCAGCCACTTCCTCCCAACTCTACAGTCATGCCCCCGCAACACCCGCATTCTCCAGCCGGAGTTAAAGGAGAGCACATATATCCAGCTGGATCCCGTAGCCGAACTCTTCACACCACGGCCCCGTTCCAGCCCCTCACGGAACTGCCCTCCACTGAACATCATCATCtgcatcaccatcatcatcactcCCACCATCATCCCCATCATCAGTCAGGCACCCAGCCCCACCAAACCCTCGACTGCGACGTCCAGTCGTCACACGATGACATGAGACgacacaagaagaaaaaaaaaaagtccaacagGAGAGATTGGAAGGGAAATAAATGGGAATCTCAAGATTTAGTCAGATTTGATGGAATCAAACGAAAGAGAAAGATCAGTTGTACAATAAGAGGGCAGTTGAATAAAAAACAAGGCTCTCTTCGTTTGACAATTAGGCGAGGAGGAGGATCAGGTGGTGGTGGATATAAGCTTGTCAACACTGGTGGAATGAAAGTGCAGATCCTGTCATCTCTCAAAGTTCCTGTGAAACGTTTTGGCTGTCCAATATGCCCCAATTCTGTGTTTTCCCGTAAAGCGGGGCTGCTTGTCCACATGGCAGTTAAACACCCACAAAAAGCCTTGAGCACTCAGGAGCGACTTAGGTGCAGTGTGTGTGGGAAGCAGTCTCACAGGCCTTTGGCAGTCTTCATTCATCGGGCCTCCCATCGTGCCAGAGGGACTTTCTCCTGCCGACGCTGCTCCGCTCGCTTTTGGAACGCTACCCTTCTTCACAGGCACAAAGTGTCCTGCCGCCGCAGGGCTAAAGGACTGCAGAGGGGAGATGCTAAGAGGCTGAAGCTTTCAAAAAGACCGGGAGAAAGACAGACCCGTGAGGGTCATGAGGAGATGCCATTCCTACAGGGACCATACAGATACTGA
- the si:dkeyp-69b9.6 gene encoding uncharacterized protein si:dkeyp-69b9.6 isoform X2, with amino-acid sequence MFQFGKYNLDIIEMLSGHQAHQFKGLGLDRQLQHQQQVQLHQHQLQQQQQQQAESPGALLSGLGLGPLQGSRGNAFSDSASIFAKMSAPPPPPLQQQPSSSQSSRSKSSKMSSSSSSHSSGYPQFLRSFHPSEAALAQEQLHPGVGRFEHFAGGSSSSGSAGGLGGLVTSAPPPPPPLHPGLSVPQASPGPSSSSPSPSTSVATSNNPSSSSAVSSLGHQLVGAQSDARSLHQQFSCMLAANQYFLSGVPANASLEQFLVQQGTHNHLGIGLSQTGGEPSTSLAPPPALHSSHTHGHSTPQPQQTPQQPPQQQQLPPHTLSHPHSHSHPHHPLHPGSQPSSLGGFDFQGIPVLSSNQIASLMQQEAGLPLPLPLHLSLSKDDGKGESSGGGSSNSSSSSSRRKKAMAGYLPQRKSDNSSSSSNHGHSSHSGNPSTSSNGGLNHGQPPALIGSGVGMSNMGGEPSSLLASSSSSSSVVSSSSSSAPSSTAASVLVTNDSHLSKSDNQSSMQPNTTESDTEPVYSCGECGKSFPQLSSLRRHMRMHEPTAAGTSNTATTGPNPVHIKTQSDPSLPHSTQEPPQPSSNSCSSPDKIFHCPDCGKGFKKKGHLLQHGVIHSSARPYGCSTCSRAFNRRESLTRHEKIHEEKPFRCPACGRAFRESTSLLNHAASGTCGKPGYHDDHRSQGNPSPCYSGASPCGSGMAGPALRKAPLAPTLHPHSQTHNQHHHPQQQPHLPLSSLLDDSEDDVTSSVNNAISAITAASNSGNRGDDRGDIIGGLLGGLGLGPLGSPSSTSGMDKNFRGGGSQEAMSSNPQNPTAKPKRPRKPRAKKDPAAGGQPPKRRQYTPRMGPSGLPRTHLCSVCGKGFARRETLRRHDRIHTGEKPHHCTVCGKYFREAFHLSKHQTVHSGAKNYKCSICGKEFGYSQSLRRHSKLHQKGEMEEVPTTPAPENLNSFNPNPQCSVAQDRSQNQAPSTSSYYPYSQDVKPQDTNPQPQPPPPPQPQPPPPPRLYTCAICWKSFRHHFHLTAHHQTVHEGGGEKLFCCEVCGKAFAYSNSLTRHRQSQHGMTRPEQSNPQEGNSGSGDNRGGSDVNQSTSESEAATNALLQMAPSNEGHGGQSLSVVTHSHQQAPPQPPVGYSPLFYDAAATQSSASAAPAYSQPLPPNSTVMPPQHPHSPAGVKGEHIYPAGSRSRTLHTTAPFQPLTELPSTEHHHLHHHHHHSHHHPHHQSGTQPHQTLDCDVQSSHDDMRRHKKKKKKSNRRDWKGNKWESQDLVRFDGIKRKRKISCTIRGQLNKKQGSLRLTIRRGGGSGGGGYKLVNTGGMKVQILSSLKVPVKRFGCPICPNSVFSRKAGLLVHMAVKHPQKALSTQERLRCSVCGKQSHRPLAVFIHRASHRARGTFSCRRCSARFWNATLLHRHKVSCRRRAKGLQRGDAKRLKLSKRPGERQTREGHEEMPFLQGPYRY; translated from the exons ATGTTCCAATTTGGAAAATACAATCTGGACATTATAGAGATGTTAAGTGGGCACCAGGCCCACCAATTCAAAGGCCTTGGTTTAGATCGGCAACTACAGCATCAGCAGCAAGTGCAGCTTCACCAGCATcaactccagcagcagcagcagcagcaggctgagTCCCCTGGAGCTCTTCTGTCTGGACTTGGCTTGGGCCCCCTGCAGGGGTCTAGAGGTAACGCCTTTTCTGATTCTGCCTCCATTTTTGCCAAGATGAGTGCCCCTCCTCCCCCACCTTTACAACAACAGCCTTCCTCATCTCAGAGCTCTCGTTCAAAGTCAAGCAagatgagcagcagcagctcaagcCATTCTTCAGGCTATCCACAGTTCCTGCGCTCTTTCCACCCGTCTGAGGCAGCACTAGCACAGGAGCAGTTACACCCAGGTGTAGGCCGCTTTGAGCACTTTGCTGGGGGAAGTAGCAGTAGTGGGAGCGCTGGGGGATTAGGAGGATTAGTAACATCAGCACCTCCACCCCCCCCTCCTCTGCATCCCGGCCTCTCTGTCCCCCAGGCATCACCTGgcccctcctcttcttctccttccccTTCAACCTCTGTGGCAACCTCTAATAACCCTTCTAGCAGCAGTGCAGTCAGCTCATTGGGACACCAGTTGGTTGGGGCCCAGTCTGATGCACGGAGCCTTCATCAACAGTTTAGTTGCATGTTAGCTGCTAAtcagtattttctttctggGGTGCCTGCTAATGCTAGTTTAGAGCAGTTTCTTGTTCAACAGGGAACTCATAACCATTTAGGGATTGGCTTAAGTCAGACAGGCGGGGAGCCTAGTACTAGCCTTGCTCCGCCTCCTGCTTTGCACTCTTCTCACACTCATGGCCACTCTACTCCCCAGCCACAGCAGACTCCACAGCAACcaccccagcagcagcagcttccacCGCACACCCTTTCTCATCCTCACTCTCATTCTCATCCTCACCACCCTCTCCACCCAGGCTCTCAGCCCTCATCGCTGGGCGGCTTTGACTTCCAGGGCATTCCTGTACTCTCGTCAAATCAGATAGCTTCTCTGATGCAGCAGGAAGCAGGTTTGCCCCTACCTTTGCCGCTTCATTTATCCTTGTCTAAGGATGACGGTAAAGGGGAAAGCAGCGGAGGTGGAAGTAGTaatagcagcagcagtagcagtagGAGGAAGAAAGCTATGGCTGGCTATTTGCCACAGAGAAAATCTGACAACAGTAGTAGCAGTAGCAACCATGGGCACAGTAGCCACAGTGGTAATCCCAGCACTAGTAGTAACGGGGGGCTAAATCATGGTCAGCCGCCAGCTTTAATTGGGAGCGGGGTGGGTATGTCAAACATGGGTGGAGAACCGTCATCCCTGCTTGCctcatcatcttcatcctcatcagtagtttcttcttcctcctcctctgctccctCTTCCACTGCTGCCTCAGTACTGGTTACTAATGATTCTCACCTTTCTAAATCTGATAACCAGAGCTCAATGCAACCCAACACCACAGAGTCTGACACAGAGCCAGTTTATAGCTGTGGAGAGTGTGGCAAAAGCTTCCCTCAACTTTCAAGCCTTCGCAGGCATATGCGCATGCATGAGCCAACCGCAGCAGGTACTAGCAATACTGCCACTACTGGCCCAAACCCTGTTCACATAAAAACACAGTCTGATCCAAGCCTTCCCCATTCGACCCAAGAACCTCCCCAACCCTCTTCCAATTCTTGTTCTAGCCCAGACAAAATATTTCATTGCCCTGATTGTGGCAAAGGCTTTAAGAAAAAAGGGCATCTCCTGCAACATGGTGTTATACACTCGTCAGCCCGCCCATATGGCTGCTCCACCTGCTCTCGGGCTTTTAATCGTAGAGAGTCACTGACACGGCATGAGAAGATACATGAGGAAAAGCCATTCCGATGTCCCGCCTGTGGTCGTGCCTTCCGTGAGAGCACCTCTCTACTCAACCATGCTGCCTCAGGCACCTGCGGCAAGCCAG GCTACCATGATGACCACCGTTCTCAAGGTAATCCATCTCCATGCTACTCTGGTGCCTCCCCATGTGGAAGTGGGATGGCGGGCCCAGCTCTGAGAAAGGCACCCCTGGCGCCAACACTGCATCCACATTCACAGACCCACAACCAGCACCACCATCCGCAGCAACAGCCCCACCTGCCCCTCTCTTCTCTACTGGATGACTCAGAAGATGATGTCACTAGCTCTGTGAATAATGCAATCTCTGCTATAACAGCAGCTAGTAACAGTGGAAATAGAGGGGATGACAGGGGAGACATCATAGGAGGTCTGCTAGGTGGTCTTGGTTTAGGACCTCTGGGCTCACCTTCATCCACGTCTGGTATGGATAAGAATTTCAGAGGTGGTGGGAGTCAAGAGGCTATGAGCAGCAACCCGCAGAATCCTACTGCCAAACCAAAACGTCCCCGCAAACCAAGAGCTAAGAAAGATCCTGCAGCTGGCGGACAGCCCCCCAAACGTAGGCAGTACACCCCCAGAATGGGGCCCAGCGGGCTCCCACGCACTCACCTCTGTAGTGTCTGTGGTAAGGGATTTGCACGCCGCGAGACCCTGCGCAGGCACGATCGCATCCACACCGGAGAGAAGCCCCATCACTGCACTGTTTGTGGGAAGTATTTCAGAGAAGCTTTCCACCTCAGCAAACATCAAACAGTCCACTCCGGGGCAAAGAATTACAAATGCAGCATCTGTGGGAAAGAGTTTGGTTACTCCCAGAGCCTCAGGAGGCACAGTAAACTCCACCAGAAAGGGGAGATGGAAGAGGTGCCCACCACACCGGCTCCAGAGAACCTTAACAGCTTTAACCCAAATCCTCAATGTAGCGTGGCCCAAGACCGGAGCCAGAACCAAGCACCAAGCACCTCCTCCTATTATCCCTACTCCCAAGACGTCAAGCCTCAAGACACCAACCCCCAGCCGCAGCCTCCTCCCCCACCCCAGCCACAGCCCCCGCCGCCGCCTCGACTCTACACCTGCGCTATATGCTGGAAGTCGTTCCGTCACCACTTTCACTTGACTGCCCATCACCAGACGGTCCATGAAGGTGGGGGTGAAAAGCTCTTCTGCTGTGAGGTGTGTGGGAAAGCGTTTGCTTACTCTAACAGCCTCACTCGACACAGGCAGTCTCAGCATGGCatgacccgccctgaacagtcTAACCCACAAGAAGGCAACAGTGGGTCTGGAGACAACCGAGGTGGGAGTGATGTTAATCAGTCAACCTCTGAGAGTGAGGCTGCCACGAATGCACTGCTTCAGATGGCACCTTCTAACGAAGGCCACGGAGGGCAAAGTCTAAGTGTTGTCACTCATAGCCACCAACAAGCACCCCCACAGCCACCAGTTGGTTATTCTCCCCTCTTTTATGATGCTGCAGCTACTCAGTCTTCTGCCTCTGCGGCCCCAGCTTACTCTCAGCCACTTCCTCCCAACTCTACAGTCATGCCCCCGCAACACCCGCATTCTCCAGCCGGAGTTAAAGGAGAGCACATATATCCAGCTGGATCCCGTAGCCGAACTCTTCACACCACGGCCCCGTTCCAGCCCCTCACGGAACTGCCCTCCACTGAACATCATCATCtgcatcaccatcatcatcactcCCACCATCATCCCCATCATCAGTCAGGCACCCAGCCCCACCAAACCCTCGACTGCGACGTCCAGTCGTCACACGATGACATGAGACgacacaagaagaaaaaaaaaaagtccaacagGAGAGATTGGAAGGGAAATAAATGGGAATCTCAAGATTTAGTCAGATTTGATGGAATCAAACGAAAGAGAAAGATCAGTTGTACAATAAGAGGGCAGTTGAATAAAAAACAAGGCTCTCTTCGTTTGACAATTAGGCGAGGAGGAGGATCAGGTGGTGGTGGATATAAGCTTGTCAACACTGGTGGAATGAAAGTGCAGATCCTGTCATCTCTCAAAGTTCCTGTGAAACGTTTTGGCTGTCCAATATGCCCCAATTCTGTGTTTTCCCGTAAAGCGGGGCTGCTTGTCCACATGGCAGTTAAACACCCACAAAAAGCCTTGAGCACTCAGGAGCGACTTAGGTGCAGTGTGTGTGGGAAGCAGTCTCACAGGCCTTTGGCAGTCTTCATTCATCGGGCCTCCCATCGTGCCAGAGGGACTTTCTCCTGCCGACGCTGCTCCGCTCGCTTTTGGAACGCTACCCTTCTTCACAGGCACAAAGTGTCCTGCCGCCGCAGGGCTAAAGGACTGCAGAGGGGAGATGCTAAGAGGCTGAAGCTTTCAAAAAGACCGGGAGAAAGACAGACCCGTGAGGGTCATGAGGAGATGCCATTCCTACAGGGACCATACAGATACTGA